A single region of the Bacteroidota bacterium genome encodes:
- the murB gene encoding UDP-N-acetylmuramate dehydrogenase, with translation MKIQENISLKEYNTFGIDVNAKQFVEVNTLEDLQQLYSMNVLQDIFVIGGGSNMLLTGDIDKLVLKINIEGKELFEEGNNKVIVKACAGEDWPKFVLWSIGKGLFGLENLSKIPGNVGTSPIQNIGAYGVEMKDSFYKLEAFEIATGKIKTFYKNDCNFDYRESVFKNREKGKFIIVNVYFELEKEGEVNISYGVISKELQENGIINPTPRDVSDCVVKIRTSKLPDPAEIGNSGSFFKNPVISADSFRQIINSYPDVPSYVLEDGSVKVPAGWLVEKSGWKGFRKGDAGVHKNQALVLVNYGNATGAEIISLANDIKKDISKKFGIDLEIEVNVV, from the coding sequence ATGAAGATTCAGGAAAACATATCTCTTAAGGAGTATAATACTTTCGGTATTGATGTAAATGCTAAACAATTTGTTGAAGTAAATACTTTAGAGGATTTACAGCAATTGTATTCAATGAATGTGTTGCAGGATATATTTGTGATAGGAGGGGGGAGCAATATGCTTTTGACGGGCGATATTGATAAGCTCGTATTAAAAATAAATATTGAAGGTAAGGAGTTATTCGAAGAAGGAAATAATAAGGTTATAGTAAAAGCCTGTGCCGGCGAAGACTGGCCAAAATTTGTACTATGGTCTATCGGGAAAGGTTTATTTGGATTAGAGAACCTGTCAAAAATACCAGGGAATGTTGGTACTTCTCCAATTCAGAACATAGGAGCTTATGGTGTAGAAATGAAAGACAGTTTCTATAAGTTAGAAGCTTTTGAAATTGCCACAGGAAAAATTAAAACATTTTATAAAAATGACTGTAATTTTGATTATCGTGAGTCAGTTTTTAAAAACAGGGAGAAAGGGAAGTTCATTATAGTGAACGTATATTTTGAATTAGAAAAAGAAGGAGAAGTAAATATTTCTTATGGTGTTATTTCCAAAGAGCTTCAGGAGAATGGTATTATAAATCCAACACCAAGAGATGTAAGTGATTGTGTTGTGAAGATAAGGACGTCGAAATTGCCCGATCCTGCTGAAATTGGAAATTCGGGAAGTTTTTTTAAAAATCCTGTAATCTCAGCCGATAGCTTTCGTCAAATAATAAACAGTTATCCTGATGTTCCTTCATACGTTCTGGAGGATGGTTCGGTGAAAGTTCCGGCGGGATGGCTGGTTGAGAAGTCCGGATGGAAAGGTTTTAGAAAAGGTGATGCGGGGGTTCATAAAAATCAGGCATTAGTACTTGTTAATTATGGAAATGCTACCGGAGCTGAGATTATTTCGCTCGCTAACGATATTAAAAAAGATATCAGTAAAAAGTTTGGAATTGATTTGGAAATAGAAGTAAATGTTGTTTAG
- a CDS encoding glycosyltransferase produces MLENLLLYSFITISVIHILYILINWKFILITETASLEDKGTVSVVVCAKNEEKNLPPLLESLKNQAYHDFEIVLINDASTDNTLEVFEEFSKSNSNVAIVNVAENDRFWRGKKFALTMGIKRAKNKYLLFTDADCVPVSENWISLMMNGYTEDKEVVLGYGAYRKTKGLLDKIVRFETVLTASNYFSYTKLFTPYMGVGRNLSYSKDFFLKNNGFFGHMDVASGDDDLIINKNSTKENTEIVFSPEAKTVSNPPGTWSEWFNQKRRHYTTSGLYSKKTKSLLGLQGLSHILFFSLLLALLLLKINPVVVISIFVLRTLIFSVTVSASSSKLEEKDLILLIPFLDIILIILQLIIIFSNKIIYPKRWD; encoded by the coding sequence ATGTTAGAAAATCTTTTACTTTATTCTTTTATTACCATATCAGTAATTCATATTTTATATATACTGATAAACTGGAAATTTATTCTCATAACAGAAACAGCATCATTAGAAGATAAGGGTACTGTTTCTGTTGTTGTTTGTGCCAAAAACGAAGAAAAAAACCTGCCTCCCCTGTTAGAGTCTTTAAAAAATCAGGCATATCACGATTTTGAAATAGTTTTGATAAATGATGCTTCAACGGATAATACTTTAGAGGTATTTGAAGAGTTCTCAAAATCCAATTCTAATGTGGCCATTGTAAATGTTGCTGAAAATGACAGGTTTTGGCGTGGAAAGAAATTTGCTCTGACAATGGGGATTAAAAGGGCAAAAAACAAATATCTTTTGTTTACTGATGCTGACTGTGTACCTGTGTCGGAGAATTGGATAAGTTTGATGATGAATGGGTATACCGAGGATAAGGAAGTGGTTTTGGGTTATGGAGCATATCGAAAGACTAAAGGCCTGTTGGATAAAATTGTCCGTTTCGAAACTGTACTGACTGCATCAAACTATTTTTCGTATACAAAGCTATTTACTCCGTATATGGGAGTTGGACGTAATCTTTCTTATTCAAAAGATTTTTTCTTAAAGAATAATGGTTTCTTCGGGCATATGGATGTTGCTTCGGGCGATGATGATCTTATTATCAATAAAAATTCTACAAAGGAAAATACTGAAATTGTATTTTCACCGGAAGCAAAAACTGTTTCGAATCCTCCGGGTACATGGAGTGAGTGGTTTAATCAAAAAAGAAGGCATTATACAACATCAGGTTTATACAGTAAAAAAACCAAAAGTTTGTTAGGTTTACAGGGGCTTAGTCATATTTTGTTTTTTTCTTTACTGTTAGCCTTGTTGCTTCTTAAGATTAATCCGGTAGTGGTTATCTCTATTTTTGTATTGAGGACTCTTATCTTCTCAGTCACAGTATCAGCTTCATCGTCGAAGCTGGAAGAGAAAGATTTGATACTTTTAATACCTTTTCTTGATATAATTTTAATTATCTTACAGCTTATAATAATATTTTCGAACAAGATAATTTATCCAAAACGTTGGGATTAG
- a CDS encoding membrane or secreted protein translates to MKLFLIVFVLLGIGFIGLAIKIWAKTDGKFEGTCASQNPTINPEGESCSFCGRVPDELHTCERTKASNFVNKFKIKKSIS, encoded by the coding sequence ATAAAATTATTTTTAATAGTATTTGTACTGCTGGGTATTGGTTTTATCGGTTTGGCAATTAAAATTTGGGCAAAAACCGACGGGAAGTTTGAAGGTACCTGTGCATCGCAAAATCCGACTATTAATCCTGAAGGTGAATCTTGTAGCTTTTGTGGAAGGGTTCCGGATGAACTACACACTTGTGAACGTACAAAAGCATCTAATTTTGTAAATAAATTTAAAATTAAAAAGAGTATTTCTTAA